The Acidobacteriota bacterium sequence GCGCTGCTGGGGCCCGCCTTCAGGTCGGAGAGCCGTGGGGCTCCCAGCTGGTCCAGGGCCTGATCGAGATCCTCTCCCTCCCGGCGCCGGCGCAGTCAAAGTAGAGCAGGGTGATGGCGATGAAGGTGTAGAGCTGCACTGCGGCGTTGCCCAGGGCCCCGGCGGCCTCGCCGAGGCCGGAGAGCACCATCTCGAGGGTTCCCGTGCCCATGGTCTCGACGGCTTCGACGCCGGTGGACGCCGCATCCCGGAAGGCGAGGACCGCCAGAACTAGCTGGAAGGGAGTCTTGAGGAGCAGCCCCACCAGCGAGCTGAGGGCCCAGCTGACGACGAAGATCAGGCCCACCTTGACCTGGGGATTGTGCAGCAGGCTGCGGTGGGGGTTGTAGGTGATCAGCCGATAGCTGCGCTTGATGGCGTTGTTGCCGTAGAGGTCTTCCAACACCATCACCGGCAACACCAGCGAGAGCACGATGGCCACCCAGATCACCGGGAAGACACAGGCCAGGGTGCCCAGGACGAGGAAGAGGACCATCAGCAGAAGTGTGCCGATGACCTTCGGCCGCAGGGGGAAGAGCCAGGCCTGGGCCAGATCGATGGGGCGGTTCGCCACCGCCTGCACCGCCGCCACCTGCATGGCGATGAGGGTCCAGTAGACCAGGACGAAGAGCAGCCCGATGCCGCCGCAGCCGCCGACCATCACGGCACCGAACTCGTCGAAGTCCGCGACGGCTCCGCTCTCCATGTATTGAGACCAGGCCAGCAGCGCGAAGATGGCGCCCCCTTGGACCACCATCAGGACGGTGGCGAAGGGTAGGTAGAGGCGCCGGAAGTGTTTGCGGGTTTCGCGCATGGCCTGGTCCACCAGGATGCGCAGGGGCATGGGGGCGAGACTGTCGTAGGGCTCAGCCATGGGGGCTCCCGGTAGGATGCGGCGCTTCGATGCCAGGGCCGGTGGAGGTGGGGCTGCCGGTAGCCAGAGGGTTGAACGCCAACCCCAGGAACGCAGCCTCCAGAGCCAGTCCCAAGGCGAGCTTGAAGACCACCGGCACCTGTGGGTCCGGCGACACGAAGACTTCCACCAACGCCAGCAGCACCAGCCAGGGCAGGCAGCCGGCGAGGATCACCAGGGCATCCCGGGCAGACTCCCGAAGCACCTCGCCGCGGGGCCGATCTTGGGCCGTCACCAGGCCGTGGGCGAGCACCAGGCCAGCGCCGGCGGAGACGATGATGATGGTCAGCTCCAGCGGTCCGTGGGCGGCGATGAATTCGAATAGGGCGGCGTCCATGGAGTAGTGCAGGGTGATGCCGATGACCGAGCCCAGCATCAAGCCGTTGAGGGCCAGGATGAAGAGCGAACCGATGCCCGCCAGGGCACCGCCGGCCCAGGCGGTCAACGCCACCGAGAGATTGTTGGTGGCGATGAAGGAGGAGGAGATGGCCGGGGGCGTGGTGGTGGTGAGACTCTCGGTCCAAAGCCGTCCGTGGCGCATTCCCTCCACCGCCTCCGTGCCGACGAAGGCGACCCCGAGGCCGGGGCGGTAAATGGTCACGGCGAGGCCGAAGACGGCAAGGAGCACGAACACTCCCAGCGCGATGCCCAGGGCCCGGCTACGGCGCCAGACGGCGTTGGGGAAGGTGTAGAGGAAGAACGAGCCTCCGGAGCTCTTGGCCGGCGGCTCCCGGTGTAGGTAGTGGGTGCCCGCCGCCGCCAAGCGCCGCAGCCGCCGGGCGGCGCCGGTGCCGGGATAGCGGGAGGTGGCCAGGGCGTGGTCGTGGAGGACCTGGCGGTAGCTCAT is a genomic window containing:
- a CDS encoding stage II sporulation protein M — its product is MDYAAFQRLRQPVWEGFEQALESARRQSRPSHQEVEALAMSYRQVLHDHALATSRYPGTGAARRLRRLAAAGTHYLHREPPAKSSGGSFFLYTFPNAVWRRSRALGIALGVFVLLAVFGLAVTIYRPGLGVAFVGTEAVEGMRHGRLWTESLTTTTPPAISSSFIATNNLSVALTAWAGGALAGIGSLFILALNGLMLGSVIGITLHYSMDAALFEFIAAHGPLELTIIIVSAGAGLVLAHGLVTAQDRPRGEVLRESARDALVILAGCLPWLVLLALVEVFVSPDPQVPVVFKLALGLALEAAFLGLAFNPLATGSPTSTGPGIEAPHPTGSPHG